A section of the Malus sylvestris chromosome 17, drMalSylv7.2, whole genome shotgun sequence genome encodes:
- the LOC126612077 gene encoding V-type proton ATPase subunit D-like, producing MSGQSQRLNVVPTVTMLGVMKARLVGATRGHALLKKKSDALTVQFRQILKNIVATKESMGDVMKNSSFALTEAKYVAGENIKHIVLENVHNASIKVRSRQENVAGVKLPKFEYFTEGETKNDLTGLARGGQQVQLCRAAYVKAIEVLVELASLQTSFLTLDEAIKTTNRRVNALENVVKPRLENTISYIKGELDELEREDFFRLKKIQGYKKREIERQMAAARNFANEQVAEKLSLKKGISLHSAQNLLSAEKDDDIIF from the coding sequence ATGTCGGGCCAAAGCCAACGCTTGAATGTGGTTCCTACCGTTACAATGCTTGGAGTTATGAAAGCTCGCCTTGTCGGTGCGACAAGAGGTCATGCTCTCCTCAAGAAGAAGAGCGATGCTTTAACTGTGCAGTTCCGTCAGATTCTTAAAAATATTGTCGCAACCAAAGAATCCATGGGAGATGTGATGAAGAACTCCTCCTTTGCCCTTACTGAAGCCAAGTATGTTGCTGGCGAGAACATCAAGCACATTGTTCTTGAGAATGTCCACAATGCCTCTATTAAAGTTCGATCAAGGCAAGAGAATGTTGCTGGTGTAAAGCTCCCAAAGTTCGAATACTTTACTGAAGGTGAGACCAAGAACGACCTCACTGGATTGGCAAGAGGCGGACAACAGGTCCAACTCTGTCGTGCTGCTTATGTGAAAGCAATTGAGGTTCTCGTGGAGCTTGCTTCACTTCAAACATCATTTTTAACCCTTGATGAAGCAATCAAGACCACAAATCGTCGTGTCAATGCCCTAGAGAATGTTGTGAAGCCTAGGTTGGAGAACACAATAAGCTATATCAAGGGGGAGTTGGATGAGCTCGAAAGAGAGGATTTCTTCAGGTTAAAGAAGATACAGGGTTATAAGAAGAGGGAAATCGAGAGACAGATGGCAGCTGCCAGGAATTTTGCCAACGAGCAGGTTGCGGAAAAGTTATCGCTGAAGAAGGGCATTTCCCTACATTCAGCTCAGAACTTGTTGTCTGCGGAAAAGGATGACGACATCATTTTCTGA
- the LOC126612052 gene encoding citrate synthase, glyoxysomal-like has protein sequence MSRVTEFPVTARGRLAVLSAHLAAATIEPYELGPALEPHGASAHVPPPGNLRGPLTIVDERTGKRYQVQVSEEGTVKATDLKKITTGKNDKGLKVYDPGYLNTAPVRSSICYIDGDEGILRYRGYPIEELAESSTFLEVAYLLMYGNLPSESQYVDWEFAVSQHSAVPQGILDIIQAIPHDAHPMGVLVSAMSALSVFHPDANPALRGQEIYKSKQVRDKQIARILGKAPTIAAAAYLRLAGRPAVLPANNLSYSENFLYMLDSLGNRSYKPNPQLARVLDVLFILHAEHEMNCSTAAARHLASSGVDVYTALDGATGALYGPLHGGANEAVLKMLNEIGTVENIPDFIEGVKNRKRKMSGFGHRVYKNYDPRAKVIRKLAEEVFSIVGRDPLIEVAVALEKAALSDEYFVKRKLYPNVDFYSGLIYRAMGFPTEFFPVLFAIPRMAGWLAHWRESLDDPDTKIMRPQQVYTGNWLRHYIPPRERIVTSDADKLSQVSVSNASRRRLAGSGV, from the exons ATGTCGAGGGTGACGGAATTTCCGGTGACAGCTCGCGGTCGCTTGGCCGTGCTCTCAGCCCACCTGGCAGCTGCGACCATCGAGCCCTATGAGCTCGGACCCGCTCTCGAGCCCCACGGCGCGTCCGCTCACGTCCCACCGCCCGGGAACCTTCGGGGACCTTTGACCATCGTCGACGAGAGGACCGGTAAGAGGTATCAGGTCCAGGTCTCTGAGGAAGGAACCGTCAAAGCCACTGATCTCAAGAAG ATCACAACAGGCAAAAATGACAAGGGGCTGAAGGTGTATGATCCAGGCTATCTTAATACCGCCCCTGTTCGATCCTCGATTTGTTATATCGATGGCGACGAGGGGATTCTTAGATACAGAGGCTACCCAATAGAGGAATTGGCTGAGAGTAGTACCTTTTTGGAAGTGGCCTATCTCTTGA TGTATGGGAATTTGCCTTCTGAAAGTCAATATGTGGATTGGGAATTTGCCGTTTCTCAGCATTCAGCTGTACCACAGGGAATTTTG GACATTATACAGGCAATACCTCATGATGCACATCCAATGGGCGTACTTGTCAGTGCCATGAGTGCGCTTTCTGTTTTCCATCCTGATGCTAATCCTGCTCTTCGT GGGCAagaaatttacaaatcaaaacaaGTGAGAGACAAGCAAATTGCACGCATCCTTGGGAAG GCACCAACCATTGCAGCTGCAGCTTATTTGCGATTGGCTGGAAGACCTGCAGTTCTCCCTGCTAACAACCTTTCGTATTCGGAGAACTTCTTATACATGCTAGATTCCTT AGGCAATAGATCTTACAAACCCAATCCTCAACTGGCTCGAGTGCTAGATGTTCTCTTCATATTGCATGCAGAACATGAGATGAATTGCTCCACAGCTGCTGCCCGGCATCTGGCATCAAG CGGTGTCGATGTTTACACTGCTCTTGATGGAGCTACAGGAGCTCTCTATGGCCCTCTTCATGGTGGAGCAAATGAG GCTGTGCTTAAGATGCTAAATGAGATTGGAACTGTTGAGAACATTCCAGATTTCATAGAGGGTGTGAAGAACAg GAAGCGAAAGATGTCAGGTTTTGGGCATCGTGTGTACAAAAACTATGATCCTAGAGCAAAGGTCATAAGGAAACTGGCAGAGGAAGTATTTTCCATTGTTGGAAGGGATCCTCTGATTGAG GTAGCTGTTGCTTTGGAGAAGGCTGCACTTTCTGACGAGTATTTTGTCAAGAGAAAGCTCTATCCAAATGTTGATTTCTACTCCGGATTAATTTATAG GGCAATGGGATTTCCAACTGAGTTCTTCCCGGTTTTGTTCGCGATCCCTCGAATGGCTGGGTGGTTGGCACACTGGCGCGAATCCCTTGATGATCCTGATACTAAGATCATGAGACCCCAACAG GTGTATACTGGAAACTGGCTGCGCCACTATATCCCACCAAGAGAACGCATAGTAACGAGTGATGCAGACAAGCTCTCTCAGGTTTCTGTATCAAATGCCTCTAGGCGTCGGCTGGCTGGATCTGGAGTTTAG
- the LOC126610281 gene encoding uncharacterized protein LOC126610281, producing the protein MDEDYSSDEGQAVAPSLVDLCINTAIDNLRRLGDVGETDSHLLKRILPHCTVDQLMHVEKSTKGRDLTPITDKLWKKFYEKEFGTTRVNEVIERMKQKKVAFRWSQLYEAKLKEVDMAENLIGDKLKSRYQEANARKQSRQVQICTKVPPSSNKRSWGNGPGYNVTGKSNLMKKAKLDFLKSNEVKNLAAMKRNALQKSYSAPPMKRPAAFSGNASASSSKQIKPPKRLPF; encoded by the exons ATGGATGAGGATTATTCAAGTGATGAAGGGCAAGCAGTAGCACCATCTTTGGTTGATCTGTGCATTAACACGGCAATAGACAATTTGAGGCGCCTTGGAGATGTTGGTGAAACCGATTCTCATCTGCTCAAGAGAATCCTACCACATTGTACAGTGGACCAGTTGATGCATGTAGAGAAGAGTACCAAA GGTAGAGATTTGACTCCAATTACCGATAAGTTGTGGAAGAAATTCTACGAAAAGGAGTTTGGTACTACAAGGGTGAATGAGGTGATTGAAAGGATGAAGCAAAAGAAAGTCGCGTTCAGATGGAGTCAATTGTATGAG GCAAAATTGAAGGAAGTTGATATGGCTGAAAATTTAATAGGTGACAAGTTGAAGAGTCGATATCAAGAGGCAAATGCTC GAAAACAAAGTCGGCAAGTTCAAATTTGCACAAAGGTTCCACCATCAAGCAATAAAAGAAGCTGGG GCAATGGGCCTGGCTACAATGTTACTGGAAAGAGCAACTTGATGAAGAAAGCGAAACTCGATTTTCTGAAAAG TAATGAGGTGAAAAATCTTGCAGCTATGAAGAGAAATGCACTCCAGAAGAGTTACAG TGCTCCTCCCATGAAGAGGCCAGCTGCGTTTTCTGGGAATGCTTCAGCTTCAAGTTCTAAACAAATCAAGCCCCCAAAGCGCCTTCCTTTCTGA
- the LOC126612054 gene encoding ubiquinone biosynthesis O-methyltransferase, mitochondrial-like, which produces MAVALKLLKQLRAPHTSSTILHRNLSPRISSIHSATRLFSDSPPLTEPLPAPPPPNPHSPSPSSLNQYELAKFAAVAETWWDSEGPFKPLHMLNPTRLAFIRSTLCRHFGKDPLSPKPFEGLKFIDVGCGGGILSEPLARMGATVTGVDAVEKNINIARVHADLDPVTSRIDYQCTTAEKLVEEQKNFDAVFALEVIEHVADPTEFCKSLSALTVPGGATVVSTINRSMRAYAAAIVAAEYILHWLPKGTHQYSSFLTPEELALILERASISVQEMAGIEYNPLTGRWSLSDDVSVNFIAYGIKTVTSSL; this is translated from the exons ATGGCTGTGGCTTTGAAGCTCCTGAAGCAACTCCGAGCACCGCACACCAGCTCCACAATCCTCCACCGCAATCTCAGCCCACGGATCTCGAGCATTCACAGTGCAACCAGACTCTTCTCAGACTCTCCTCCTCTAACCGAGCCTCTTCCGGCTCCACCGCCGCCAAACCCTCATTCTCCTTCCCCATCGTCTCTGAACCAGTACGAGCTCGCCAAGTTCGCCGCCGTTGCCGAAACCTG GTGGGATTCTGAAGGGCCGTTCAAACCATTGCATATGCTGAATCCTACAAGACTTGCTTTCATTCGCTCCACGCTTTGCCGACATTTCGG GAAGGATCCGTTGTCCCCTAAGCCATTCGAAGGTCTCAAATTTATTGATGTTGGCTGCGGTGGTGGAATTCTTTCTGAG CCTTTAGCTCGAATGGGAGCTACTGTGACGGGAGTTGATGCAGTGGAGAAAAATATCAACATAGCGCGCGTTCATGCT GATTTAGATCCAGTGACTTCGAGAATTGACTATCAATGCACAACAGCTG AAAAGCTAGTTGAGGAACAGAAGAATTTTGATGCTGTGTTTGCTTTGGAG GTAATTGAGCACGTTGCAGACCCTACTGAGTTCTGCAAATCTCTATCAGCCTTAACTGTCCCCGGTGGAGCTACTGTTGTTTCAACTATTAACCGTTCTATGAGAGCGTATGCTGCTGCCATTGTTGCAGCAGAGTATATCCTCCACTGG CTTCCTAAAGGTACACATCAATATTCCAGTTTTCTCACTCCCGAAGAACTAGCCCTGATCCTGGAACGTGCTTCTATTTCA GTCCAAGAGATGGCTGGGATCGAGTACAATCCTTTGACAGGAAGATGGTCTCTATCTGATGATGTCAGTGTAAATTTTATTGCTTATGGTATCAAAACAGTGACATCCAGTTTATAA